Within Vicia villosa cultivar HV-30 ecotype Madison, WI linkage group LG1, Vvil1.0, whole genome shotgun sequence, the genomic segment CAGGCCAAGAGTATATATAAAGAGTTGATAAATAATGGACTAATTCCTAATCGTGCAACCTATGCGTCTCTCATACATGCCTATGGTAGAGCGCAGTTTTGTGAAGATGCTCTTGCTGTGTATAAGGAAATGAAGGAAAAGGGAATGGATTTGGATACGCGTCTTTATAATACCCTTTTAGCTACATGTGCTGATGTTGGTTACACTGAGCAAGCGTTTGAAATTTTTGAAGACATGAAAGGTTGTGATACTTGCTGTCCGGACAGTTGGACATTCTCATCGTTGATTACTATATATTCCTGCATTGGGAAAGTTGAAGAGGCTGAAAGGTTGATGACTGAAATGAATGAATCTGGATTTGAGCCTGATATTTTGGTTCTGACTTCGCTCGCCCAATGCTATGGAAAAGCCAAGCGTGTTGATGATGTTGTGAAAACATTTAATCAGCTATTGGATATGGGCATTGAACCGAACGATCAATTCTGCGATTGTCTTCTGAATGTTATGTCCCAAACACCAAAAGAAGAACTTGGTAAGCTAACAGATTGTGTGGCAAAGGCTAACCCGAAACTTGGGTCGGTGGTGAGATATTTGGTGGAAGGGCTGGAGGGTGATGGAGAGTTCAAAATAGATGCAATAGAACTCTTTGGCTCAATTACTAATGAAGTAAGGAGGGCATTTTGCAATTCTCTGATTGATATTTGTATCAACTTGGATTTGCTGGACAAAGCATGTGTGCTTCTTGACCTTGGTTTGACACTTGAGATATATACAGATTTACAATCCAGATCTCAAACTCAGTGGTCATTGCACTTAAAGGGTCTCTCAGCTGGATCTGCACTGACAGCATTTCATGTTTGGATAAATGACTTGGCTAAGTCTTTTGAGTCTGGAGAGGACCTTCCGCCTCTACTCGGGATCAACACTGGTCACGGGAAGCACAGGTGTTCCGAGAAAGGTTTGGCAGGTGttattgagtcgcatttgaaggaACTCAACGCTCCATTTCGGGAGTCTCCCGATAAGGCTGGCTGGTTTTTGACTACACAGGTAGCAGTCAGTTCATGGATTAAGTCTAGGGATTTGTCTAAACTAGTTGTTGCGTAATTTCTGAACTATGCGGTTATCAGCTGCTCTAGCAATgactttttttatattcataatgtAGTTTTAATGCACTTTCCTTGTCTTAAGTATATCATTGCAATTGATAATCTTTCAAaaccatataaataaaaaaattaaaaaaaataaagatattatttaCTTGGATCAAGAGCATTGATTAATGCAGCAGAGTTGAAATAACAAGATCCTCCTTTGTTCTTAAACTTCTAATAGTAATTGTTGAAGATATAAGAAGCATGATCCTTGATTGTATTTGGAAGATAACATGGTTGGTTCGGTTTTATCTTGCTGCAATCTGCTCCACCAACATTACAAGCCCAATCCATGGCCCTTTGCAACTCATCGTCTGGTGTCTGGTGTCCTGAAATTTCACAATAACTCATCATAATCAAATAAGATAATGCACAATAAAACATATACTTTaagtacagaacacaaattcagATAATGCGGATTTTACCTGATGCTTGAAATGACAGGGTTGCAAAGAAGCATAGTTATCAAAAGTTTGAGCATTGGAGAAGTCATTGTTCTTCTGGAGTTTCTAATATCTAACGTTGAACAGAGACACCATGTTTTGGCCCTACATCAGTTTCTTCACTGTCACGGTAgcttatttgaaatttttttggtTTCGAGAATCAATCACATGATTTTGTTATACTAAACTTTTTTGCTTTTCTTATATTCAGATCTAAGATGTGGAATTTCCAAATATTGTATGTCAGTTTTTGTTCTTAATTTATTGATAACTTTCCAAATACATAACTGCACATGGTAGAGAAATTAAATTCAGAAAACCTTCACAATAGtactcttattattatttttttagaacCCGAGTATCATTGCTGAAATTCTTGGTATGATTTTAACTTGGAATGGAGATTGGAATGATTTATTGATATCAAAtgaatttgaaaggatttatTTTAGTCCCACATAGGAGGGAGTACAATTATTAGTATtgtatatatattccaacttgaACAATTGGTGTTTGGCCCAAAGGCATCAACAATTTTGTAAAGGAGTGAGGACACACCCATAAATTGGTGTTCGGCCGACTCAGCTCTTAACCTAGTTTTTGACTGGGTCGCTTGCCCTCCAAGAGTCATACGTGTGACTTGCTGACCAAGTAAAAACGGCTAGTTTGACTGGGTTAGTCTCACTCTCCCACGATTTTTCTCCACTCAGTTGGatattttgcctataaatagagttcTTCCGTTCATTTGCAACTTACTCCAGaattctcttttctctctctctccctaCTCTCCTTTATCTAAacattttctttttctgtttttcgaCTGGATTAATTTCAGATACTACGACTGGTTGTTATACAATCTAAAGGTGTATCACTTAGAAAGATTTATCATGGCGCAAGTGAGAATCATATTTCTTGAACGAGCTGTTTtttcctggaggcgtcgtggttattaagagctgcttaTAATTTTTGGCAGTACCGCAAAACGTCTAAACGAAAGCGTACTAATCCGCGACTCAGCCGATAACTTCCTTCGTGGCAATATTTTCTAAAACCGAAACAATAATTTTAAGATGTTTTTTGTGACTGTCATGTCTACTGAGGGAAGTATTGGTAATACTGTGGCCGCTACTGTGAATGACAAACCAATAAAGTTTGAGGGATCTAATTTCAAACGTTGGCAAGCTAAGATGAAATTTTtcttaactttgaaaaaggttgcCCACGTTCTGACTGAGGATATCCCTGTTGTTCTTTCTGGATCAATCGACCTAACTAATGATAAGTCAACTGGTGAATCAGACGGAACTTCCAAAACGTCTGAATTATACTCTGCTACAAAAGCTAAAGCCGCATCAAATAACTTATAGCTCCGAAAAGAAATCGCCCTATGGCAAGAGTATGATTACCTATGCAAAAACCACATTCTGGACAGTCTTGCTGATGACTTGTATGATTACTACAATAATTACAAGACTGCTAAACAGGTTTGGGGAGCTCTGCAAGAAATATGATACTGAAGAAGCAGGTGCAAAGAAATATGCTGTTAGCCGCTACTTAAACTACAGGATGGTGGATGAATAATCGATGGAAGCTCAAAGCCACGGACTTCGAAAAATTGTTCATGAAATAATTACAGAAGGTATGCCCCTCAATGAACAATTTCAAATTGCTGTTATCATTGACAAACTGCCCCCTGgttggaaagatttcaaaaaCGTGTTTCATCACAAAACAAAAGACTTTTCAATCGAGAGTCTGATTACTCACTTGCGAATTAAAGAGGAAGCTCGGAGagaatatcaaaaagatgaagtcttagttgtttctaaaaataaaagagatttagTGCGGTTCTGAAGCCTACTGGCAAACCATTAAAGAATCAGAACTGCAATGCTGCGAACCGAATTAAGAATGAGAATCCCTCCAGGACCTCATCTGCTCCATATGCTAGGCAGCAACCACCACCTCAAAAAAATGACGCTCCAGTTTTtacttgctacaattgtgg encodes:
- the LOC131626609 gene encoding pentatricopeptide repeat-containing protein At4g16390, chloroplastic-like, producing the protein MAYRLCCSSASSLFHDPPSFSISSRKPKLRNFPSSLTPQSKIILQSNHVSLQQPIPQQQSEIDANFDNPVAKSTPSKNSHIWVNPKSPRAKQFGKKSYDARYTSLAKLSNSLDSCDPNIDDVSRIFKSLGDNLIEKDAVIIINNMENSVVVPFVLRYIQCKIRGVREVVLYNVTLKVFRKCRDFDGAEKVFDEMVNRGVKPNNVTFSTIISCARSCNLPNKAVEWFEKMPSFGIEPDDVTYAVMIDSYGKAGYIDMAVSLYDRARTEKWRLDNVTFSTMIKMYRVAGNYDGCLNIFEEMKALGVKPNLIVYTTLLDAMGRAKRPWQAKSIYKELINNGLIPNRATYASLIHAYGRAQFCEDALAVYKEMKEKGMDLDTRLYNTLLATCADVGYTEQAFEIFEDMKGCDTCCPDSWTFSSLITIYSCIGKVEEAERLMTEMNESGFEPDILVLTSLAQCYGKAKRVDDVVKTFNQLLDMGIEPNDQFCDCLLNVMSQTPKEELGKLTDCVAKANPKLGSVVRYLVEGLEGDGEFKIDAIELFGSITNEVRRAFCNSLIDICINLDLLDKACVLLDLGLTLEIYTDLQSRSQTQWSLHLKGLSAGSALTAFHVWINDLAKSFESGEDLPPLLGINTGHGKHRCSEKGLAGVIESHLKELNAPFRESPDKAGWFLTTQVAVSSWIKSRDLSKLVVA